The genomic segment cgtccgtgtcagaaactgtccagagtaggagaaaatccccatagcaaacatatgctgctctggacagttcctaaaatggacagagaagtcagcagagagcactgtgcttgtgatgtcagcagagagcactgtgcttgtgatgtcagcagagagcactgtggtcgtgagagataagaaatccaaaaggaaaagaatttcttctgtagtatacagccgctaataagtactggaaggattaagatccacatttcaactcaaggtgactttctatcgggatgtattgcagactggtaactataatttacctattctacgtttaaaatttggaatctatatcctatatgggactttaccttacgtataattggaatccatacctttaagggacatttaacccatttgaaatatcgaaggccggatttaaagtattattgcattgttaaaaaattctctaaaaaattctcaatgctagctattggtgtgtgtataaattttataagttttatattgtcatttttcctcggcacaagggcccttgtgtttcgaggagttattgtttatattttatatgtattttattgtgtaataaatttgcactttcatattataattgaagcacgatccagtcatcatttttaccattacatcactgtatcaggcaactgatgctagcctagaggggtgggctactttttttgtttaatttacaaatctgtttgactttatgGCAACAgctgatggggaaaaaaaaaagttttccactggagtacccctttaagaaatcaaCCGtcctttccctcaaccctgaccagtctctctGTCTCCACAGTATaatgctgccctcaccatgatcactgtagagatggtattgggcaggtgatgggcagtacctggtttcctccggacatgatgctgccccaccatgatcactgtagggatggtgttacccttcttcctcctcttcttcttttcctggccaccatttactgtctgcccctccttctcctcctcatccacagtttcggattcagaggcatgactggaggaaggagcatcttgaccttcttccctactcagtctccctatctcctcatccagttcggccccacccaaagcctcagagttattctgacctccttctgagccagtgtctggagtgggaccccgagctacccctggcacctgggcattctcaagggccctctccaacctgcgcttctcctctcgcctccgcatagagggggtcttatgtttttccttcactggctttggtgccccctctcctccactagtcccctcccccgctggggcaaccgttaggctctccccagctggggcggtcacagtgttggagaacgagcgtggacaccggctgaacgggtgacctaagtcaccacacaagttacaccgaatctgcccacaggtggccgccagatgacccaccccacagcagagggcgcatatctgctgagtgcagttggcactaaagtggtttgggtcaccacacctgtgacacagcctcggctgcccctggtagaagatctgaatcctgtcgcgtcccagaaaggcggccgaagggatgtgggtgaccgtgttccctgaacgcctgagacgaacggaaaacgtccaggccccagaccatatattgtgctcgtcaaacttcttccgggggacgtccgtcacctccccgtacctgcccagccaggtcataatgtcataacaagaaagtgactcgttacgggtcaaaacggtcactttctttaccatactctggcgagataccgcttttacagcgaaatctcgccatccgggctcgtttttcatcagctcataattagaccaaaagagatctagtccttccggcctaacaaagctgacgtcaaactcggaggagccgaaggggtgaatcagggcaaagatgtccccagccctgaaacccatctggaaaagaagctccaccaccttgcccctttgggggcacgcatcttcgcctttccagaccaaacgggccacattcctgcgacctacctcctgcccgtgtgtctggagggaccatacggtctccccattcctctctcggaacgctcccagaccatgtctctccacccaaaaagacaggtccatctcctttccctctacctggagcgtcctttctcctctctttagtgcctccaggagacgccgttgcaactgaccttcaccagatgcaggaggtaaagatcctactgaacccccagccgccacacttgcataactcctgacgaccgggggggcagccggaccagacaccgtccctacatccccgcctaggccacctgtactgccacaaaagccactcttattcctaccatccacaccactactactactactctcattcacaccactactcctcccatctgcaccactaccactcctctcatttacaccactaccacccctcctattcactccactatcaccactcttaatcacttcactgccactcctcccgatcactccactaccactcctcccatctgcaccactaccactcctctcattcactccactatcaccactctcattcacaccactaccactcctcccatctgcaccactaccactgccacatacacccctctcatccacagcactaccactcccatctttcacacaccttgtattaacattgcttttattgacagtatttttgggatcagcagctgcttcacccactacctctgggctggcctggacatgctttagcttggcctttttgtacattctcaggtcaccggcggctgccattgtcggcgacgctgactcctcctccattcgagatgtcaccgccgacatcacctcccgaagctgaggctgcccctccgggcACACCTTCACCCCTCCTCCtaccactgatgtgcagggactcccctctctcacaggggagatccctgcagtgcctgcgccacacactgtgcccaaccgcacaggctcagcagcaggttctgacacctggacgctcccccccctctcaggggagtgccccgcagcaccgacactactagcagcgcccaggggaccgccccccaagcagaagatctcaccacacacctcaggcgcctggacactcccccccctctcagggaagtgccccgcagggctagtaacattgcccacaatactcggggaaccgctccccttgcaaactgccgcataactattgcccactattagcctgtcctgctcttccctaccagcaggacgcgtgactgtagcacccgcggccatgttggatgcagcactgtaccccccgtgctggtcccgttccacagcagaagcgggatctggcagggtggggggcccagcagcctgaaccaacttttcaggtggcccagactgctggataggagagaaaacaaactttatctgctcctcagcctttttcttcttcttcttcttcttcctcttcctctcctcagggcccaggtcctggccaaaactgaaattttccagacgggtgggtgactcctgcatcactatggcccgcaggagccccccacagaccagtccactgtcaccgccatcattactgtcactttcctcagaggtggctggtagggcgacttgggcagggttgatgtaatccgcactcggggtgacagaggtcttaggggtacacggggtatcacacacatccccctcactctcatcaccctcactgccgccatctccctcaccaccttcctccatcttctcctccgtgacacacaagcactcttcctccccctgactatcctcttcctccttcacaggggtccgcatggttttatagcggtcttcattctttaatttttctttaaacatgcctgctccctctacaatcagcattcgggctctcaccacctcctgctcctctgccttcagctcacacaccctggcagcaaacttagccctcatagccttggcagagttatctgtttggtagcgggcaaacttcaggtcttcccttatgattttcagctttttccccagctgctcatattctacaagatttgcctgcatgcgggaaccgaaagtagctagcgactccctgggacccttcaccccccattgctggggttccatagtatcagacacagtccccgaagacataaccataagcttcttaccggacgccttgcggtttccagcgaaggacgggggagtgggctccacattactgcggagcctgctggatcttctcaccctgtcctgggaatcggccgtagctctctcactcccacccccctccggcctagttcgaggggtggaagtctggggctccatagcaggaggctctcccaaggaagctgccaccctcctggggaaaaggctgtaggaaacactgcttcaatcctctctctctggaagtcagacacacccaacagctgctgtgttccacaggaagtgctctttgctgacacctccgtccgtgtcagaaactgtccagagtaggagaaaatccccatagcaaacatatgctgctctggacagttcctaaaatggacagagaagtcagcagagagcactgtgcttgtgatgtcagcagagagcactgtgcttgtgatatcagcagagagcactgtggtcgtgagagataagaaatccaaaaggaaaagaatttcttctgtagtatacagccgctaataagtactggaaggattaagatccacatttcaactcaaggtgactttctatcgggatgtattgcagactggtaactataatttacctattctacgtttaaaatttggaatctatatcctatatgggactttaccttacgtataattggaatccatacctttaagggacatttaacccatttgaaatatcgaaggccggatttaaagtattattgcattgttaaaaaattctctaaaaaattctcaatgctagctattggtgtgtgtataaattttataagttttatattgtcatttttcctcggcacaagggcccttgtgtttcgaggagttattgtttatattttatatgtattttattgtgtaataaatttgcactttcatattataattgaagcacgatccagtcatcatttttaccattacatcactgtatcaggcaactgatgctagcctagaggggtgggctactttttttgtttaatttacaaatctgtttgactttatgGCAACAgctgatggggaaaaaaaaaagttttccactggagtacccctttaagaaatcaaCCGtcctttccctcaaccctgaccagtctctctGTCTCCACAGTATaatgctgccctcaccatgatcactgtagagatggtattgggcaggtgatgggcagtacctggtttcctccggacatgatgctgccccaaccatgatcactgtagggatggtgttgggcaggtgatgggcagtgcctggtttcccccagagatgatgctgcccccaccatgatcactgtagggatggtgttgggcaggtgatgggcagtgcctggtttcctccagacatgatgctgcccccaccatactctCAATACTGTCATAGAAGCAGAAGTCATGCCTATAAGTTGGAGTGCCTATAAGTCTGTAACAATCAAGTGCATCATGGTGTCGCCCGCATATACCTGTGTGTTGTGCGTGAACTCTCTCAGCTGCTTTCTGATCTCTGCCCAGTTTTCCTCGCTCATTTGGCTGCGTTGTCTGCAGATTTAAGGGAAACGCGTCACTCGTGGTGGACACAAGGTGGCAACATTTGTAGCATCGCACCGCCTAGACAAAAAAGGGATGTGGCTActctctttcaaaaacagcaccacatcaggttgcgtgtggtattgcatcttaggctcctttcacactatactgttGCTCCGTTAAAAGACCCGTTACAAAGTTCCGTtacaaaacccttaaaaacgggcGTTaataaatcccattcaagtctatgggattttctgatGATCCGTtttcacccgttatagcccgttatgactaacggacgttatttttaatggcacaaaagacggtgcatgcactaatttttgtcccGTGGAATAACGgctgttaaaattttaacattgaagtctatggcaaacagatgagcctttaatgtcatctgtttgcacccggtttataatatccgttattacttctgagctcagaagaggtgacatcagcagactcctgcaatgctgagggactactactcccattcccatcatggaacagacttgtttccatgaggggagtagtaattccccggctgcgggagtctgccagtggctggggaggctacattagtgtttgtactactactcccatcatggaacagcgtctgttccatgatgggggttgtagtacaggggctgagggattgatcgcaccgggtctcacttccgagacctgatgcgatcagaagttattaaacaggggagtgggTGGCATGCTCGGCTCCCCTTTGATGTACAGTGTACTTTTACttccatttttaaattccccgcctggagccctgaatggccagtaccgaggagccaatactgggctcccggcggggtttttaaacttccTGTACATAATTTCCATATTCCCCCCGACTTTTGTACAATCATTTTATTCtcccccccatgtatatatttaatcaaTGATTCTCCTGCTGCCTGATCATCTGTTTCACAGTACAGCGGGGACATGCTAGTCCATTCaccgctgctcatctccgtacatgacagagatgagcagccgggaatggagggacctgtcccCCATGTgcgctgcttcattcattcaccgcggccggttcccgacatgtcccactgctgccctgctccaagcacaatcagagcgcacagcggggacatgtcagtctattccccactTCTCATCCCCGTACCCGATGGAGATAGGGAATAGACTGACATCGGGAACCGGCGGCGATGAATAAATGAAGCAGTGCACAGGGgggacaggtccctccattcccggctgctcatctctgtcaagtacggagatgagcagcggtGAATGGACTAGCATGTCCCCGCTGTACTGTGATACAGATGACCGGGCAGCAGGAGAatcatttattaaatatatacatggggggaataaaatgattGTACAAAAGtcggggggggggaataggattATATGGAAATTATGCAAAGGAAgttccggccattcagggctcccggcggggaatttaaaagtgaaagtaaaagtacactgtacatcgcaggggagcagaAAATGCCGCCcattcccctgtttaataacttctaattgcattgggtctcagaagtgagacccggtgcgatcaatccctcagcccttgtactacaacccccatcatggaacagagtatgttccatgacgggggtagtagtacaaacactaatgtagcctccccagccacctgcagactcccgcagcgggggaactactacttccatcatggaaacaagtctgatccatgatgggagtagtagtagtcctagctgtgggagtctgtaggcagaggtgttaaaatggccataaaataatggactataacggtacatgacggatgttataacgggtcttatcGGATGGATATGGCCGTTATTTTGACGgacgttattcagccgttagcacccgttatggtccgttatttttcctttttttgccgGACATTTTGTAGCACAAAAACGGCTGTTAAATAGCAGGGACAAGACGGTAGTGTGACAGaagcctccaaactgtggacctccagatgttgcaaaactacaactcccagcatgcccggacagccaacggctgtccgggcatgctgggagttgtagtcttgcaacatctgtaggtttaCAGTTTGAAGACCTCTGTGCTACAGGTAGGTGGACAACCCCTGTCCTGGCTTGTCCCCGGTCCCCCTCTCCCATACTCACTGCTGATTGGATATCGTGTTGTCGTTAATTCTTCTCTGCAATGTAAAGGAGGAAACAATGAATAATTCTTATAAGTAACAGGTAAGTGCACGCCACACAACCTACCCCATCCACCTACCTTCTCCTTCAGGTCCTGGACCTGGGACTCCAGCCGCGCCTTGTCCTCTCTTAGCCGGTTTAACTCCAGGGCTGACTGGGACTGTAGATCGGGATCGGTGATGGAGAAATGATGTTCGGGGGGCCCGGGGTCAACGTCGTTGCTCCCCAGAGCCATGATCTGCTCCCGCTGCATGCTGCAAATGGATGGGAAATGATCATCACTATGTGGATGTGAATCATATACAGGCAGCTGGGGGGCGCTCTGgggtgggactacaactcccagtatgttatgGACACTCAATGTGGCATACATACAGTTTGGAAAATGAAGATATCCTGGTGAAGGAGACATTGGTACTGGGGTCAGGTGTATCGACCATGCCGGGGGCCCCAACTAGGATTTCTGTCCAGGGCCACATATATGACATTACCGATATGCGATCAACAGGTTCTCGTGCTTCTTGATGAGGTTTTGCATCCTCTTCTTGTACTGTCTTGTCGCTGTCGCCAGCTGCTCCTCCCTGGACCTGTGAGAAGCTTTGATGTCGCTGAGCATGCTGTCTACATACTGCTTCATGCGGGAGGTCTCCATTTTACCTCCTGTTCCATTCCTCATGTTCCCATCCACGTAATCCTGCAAAGGAGCATAGAGTAGATTATCCTACCAAAATCCTATAACCAACCATCGGCCTACATCCTGCATCCCAACATAATCCCACTAACACCCAACCATAATCCCTCATCCCACTAACACCCAACCATAATCCCTCATCCCACTAACACCCAACCATAATCCCTCATCCCACTAACACCCAACCATAATCCCTTATCCCACTAACACCCAACCATAATCCCTTATCCCACTAACACCCTACCATAATCCCTCATCCCACTAACACCCAACCATAATCCCTCATCCCACTAACACCCAACCATAATCCCTTATCCAACTAACACCCTACCATAATCCCTCATTCCACTAACACCCTACCATAATCCCTCATCCCACTAACACCCAATCATAATCCCTCATCCCACTAACACCCTACCATAATCCCTCATCCCACTAACACCCAACCATAATCCCTCATCCCACTAACACCCAACCATAATCCCTCATCCCACTAACACCCAACCATAGTCCCTCATCCCACTAACACCCAACCATAGTCCCTTATCCCACTAACACCCTACCATAATCCCTCATCCCACTAACACCCAATCATAATCCCTCATCCCACTAACACCCTACCATAATCCCTCATCTCACTTACATGCTACCATAATCCCTCATCCCACTAACACCCAACCATAATCCCTCATCCCACTAACACCCAACCATAATCCCTCATCTCACTTACATGCTACCATAATCCCTCATCCCACTAACACCCTACCATAATCCCTCATCCCACTAACACCCTACCATAATCCCTCATCCCACTAACACCCAACCATAATCCCTCATCTCACTTACATGCTACCATAATCCCTCATCCCACTAACACCCAACCATAATCCCTCATCCCACTAACACCCTACCATAATCCCTCATCCCACTAACACCCTACCATAATCTCTCATCCCACTAACACCCTACCATAATCCCTCATCCCACTAACACCCTACCATAATCTCTCATCCCACTAACACCCAACCATAATCCCTCATCCCACTAACACCCAACCATAGTCCCTCATCCCACTAACACCCAACCATAGTCCCTTATCCCACTAACACCCTACCATAATCCCTCATCCCACTAACACCCTACCATAATCCCTCATCCCATTTACACTCTACCATAATCTCTCATCCCACTAACACCCAACCATAATCGTACATCCCACCAGAATCCCTCATCCCATTTACACTCTACCATAATCCCTCATCCCACTAACACCTTACCATAATCCTACATCCACTATCATGTTAAATCCCAGCATCATCCTACATCCCACGACAATCCTATATTCTGCCATAATCTTACATCCCATCATCATTCTACAGCCTATCATAATCCCACGTCCGCCATCATCCCATTTCCCACCCTAATCCCATACCCCCTCCTTTCACCCTCAGCTCCTCACAGCTAGGTCCTGGATGTAGCGGTTCAGCCTGGAGCGATACTCCTCATTGAGCTCCTTCAGCTGCATCTGGAGACAAGAGTTTTCAGCTTCAATTTCATTCAGCTGACTCTGAGACGTCAGGAGAACCTGGGGAAGGAATAAGAAAATATCTTTAAAGAGCAGACACCGTGACACAATAACACAACAGATAACATTGGTACCTGAGACCACTCACCGCAGACTGCTCCGCCATCTTGTGCTGGGTGTTGCGGATGGCTCTCTTTGCCTCTTGGAGCTCCTTACCCATGGCGATCCTGTGGTGACATCACATATAAGACAGACATCTTCTTATGGagatttaaaggggaattccaggaaaaaaactttaattttttaatttttatatcaactggctccataaagttaaacagatttgtaaattacttctattaaaaaatcttaatctttccaataattatcagctgctgaagttgagttgttcttttctgtctggcaacagtgctctctgctgacatctctgcttgtctcgggaactgcacagagtagaagaggtttgctatggggatttgcttctactctggacagttcccggtgtcatcagagagcacttagacagaaaagaataactcaacttcagcagctcataaatactgaaatgattaagattttttaatagaagtaatttacaaatctgtttaactttctggagccagatgatatataaaaaaaagtttttttcccgtaatacccctttaagcatattaagtatattgcaaaactacaactcccagcatgcctggacagccgttggctgtccgggcatgcagggagttgtagttttgcagcagctggcggcacactggttgggaaacccagcCTTAACCACAAAGCtgattccattcactgacagcaagctgctaaatactacagaggaaatggttttctttttagaacacagagctctctgctgacatcacgagcacagtgctctctgctgacatctctgtccattttaggaactgtccggagcagcatatgttttctatggggattttctcctactctggacggttcttaaaatggacagagatgtcagcagagagcactgtgcttgtgatgtcgtcagagagctctgtgttccaacaagaaaacaatttcctctgtagtgttcagcagctaataagtactggaaggattaagattttttaatagaagccatttacaaatctgtttaactttctggagccagttgatttaaaaaaaaaaaaaaagttttccacgggagtacccctttaaggagtagaCCTTAGAAGTACTTACACTCTCTCCTCTAACTTCTGCTGCTGGGTGTTATGGATCTTCTTCATACTCTCTATCTCTTCCTTGATTTCATCCTGGTTTCCCAGAAGCTGCAAAGACACAAAGGTCCAAGTGATGTCCGGTTAGAAGATACAAAGTAAGGAGGACCATGGAGCACGTGACATCTGCCGTCACGGGGTCAGAGGTGAAATCCTAACTTACGTTTCTTTCCAGTTTCTTTCGCTCGTGCTCCGAGGCAACCAACTCTTCAGGCTGAAAAAATACAACAATTGTAAAATTACTATTTTCGAAAGTCCTGTACGGACTGAATGTAACAGTGACCGGGCATACATACTGCTGCACCCTTcgcttagggcagtgtttcccaaccagtgtgcctccagctgttgctaaactacaactcccagcatgcccggacagcctttggctgtccgggcatgctgggagcatgtagttttgcaacagctggaggcacactggttgggaaacactggcttagggtACAAGGGACCTATGTCCTGGAGATGGGTGGGGTCCCACCATGGAGAGGCCCTAACGTTGAATCCTTTATCTGAACAGGTCATGAGGTGAATGTGACCGACCTACCTTGATCTTACGCGCTGACAGACGGTTGACCATGGCTCGCACCCTGTCCAGTTCCGCAGTGGCCTCGTTGACCAGAGCTCGAGACTGCGTGTAGGTGTCATTTTGGTCTCGGTTGGCCAGATTCAGCAGCTCCATGCTCAGCTCATCATTTTTAGTAACCTGTAAGgtaggagaagatggagagaagtAAAgacgttagaaaaaaaaaattcggaaagcacagattttttttttttttaaactataggaCCATAAGATGCctaaaagcagtgtttcccaaccagtgtgcctccagctgttgcaaaacgacaactcccagcatgcccggacagccgaaggctgtccgggcatgctgggagttgtagttttgcaatagatggaggcaccctggttgggaaaccctgtattaattttttttaggtttttataagtcacctggtgccagaaagtttttaaatagaagtcatttaccaatctgtttaactttctggcaccaggtgacttataaaaacctaaaaaaaattaatacagggtttcccaaccttggtgcctgctgctgctgcaaaacgacaactcccagcatgcccggacagccgaaggctgtccgggcatgctgggagttgtagttttgcaacttctggaggcactctggttgggaaacactgccttaaagtggtacttctggtagaaaactttatttttaatttatttatttattataaatcaattggtgccagaaagttaaacagatttgtaaatgacttctattaaaaaaaaaaacttaatccttccagtacttattagctgctgaatacgacagaggaaattcttttctttttggaacagagtgctctctgctgacatcacgagcacagcgctctctgctgacatctctgtccattttaggaactgtccagagcagcatacgtttgctatggggattttctcctactctggacagttcttaaaatggacagagatgtcagcagagagcacggtggtcgtgatgtcagcagagagctctgtggtcgtgatgtcagcagagagctctgtggtcatgatgtcagcagagagctctgtgttccaacaagaaaataatttcctctgtagtattcggcagctaataagtactggaaggattaagattttgtaatctACAAAACGAAGAGAAGGAAAatatgtccgcactcaccatgccaTAAACAAGGAATATGCTTTATTGAAGTCTTCAGAATTCCATATAAAAGCAGTATCAAAAACAcccgagtgcagggagggggagctgctccaGGCGAGGAGACtaggagcggctgtcaggaacaacagcaccgtttcgcGTTATGCACGCATCTTCCCGTGAGCTTGATTAAGATGCCTGCATAGTGGTTGTCTAGCAGTGCCCACCTACCTCTATtcctatataatttaaaa from the Hyla sarda isolate aHylSar1 chromosome 8, aHylSar1.hap1, whole genome shotgun sequence genome contains:
- the CCDC78 gene encoding coiled-coil domain-containing protein 78 isoform X2 — protein: MDASVDSDFSLKEQVRQLSNENVQLQDRNERLYSKLTELQDKMGKLAGSKTDLSSRLVLSEEEKLKISKDLIELQIETNKIREHYEADTFELKNTILALENRLMTVELQKEKLTGEHEALKERFRSVETNRKELADEYIVLKSNYLALSKEHEHEVTKNDELSMELLNLANRDQNDTYTQSRALVNEATAELDRVRAMVNRLSARKIKPEELVASEHERKKLERNLLGNQDEIKEEIESMKKIHNTQQQKLEERVIAMGKELQEAKRAIRNTQHKMAEQSAVLLTSQSQLNEIEAENSCLQMQLKELNEEYRSRLNRYIQDLADYVDGNMRNGTGGKMETSRMKQYVDSMLSDIKASHRSREEQLATATRQYKKRMQNLIKKHENLLIAYRMQREQIMALGSNDVDPGPPEHHFSITDPDLQSQSALELNRLREDKARLESQVQDLKEKRRINDNTISNQQQRSQMSEENWAEIRKQLREFTHNTQEDLEKERSQLLGRAMVAEEQVAELQEYVDKHLGRYKQEIMRLRKLLGNDGQRAFSADTPQSLLIRAPRRISHEM